One Panicum virgatum strain AP13 chromosome 9K, P.virgatum_v5, whole genome shotgun sequence genomic region harbors:
- the LOC120646894 gene encoding probable galacturonosyltransferase 14, with protein sequence MQLRISPSMRSITISSSNGVVDSMKVRVAPQPPPPPPPPLGPGRRGGGGGWGAGWYWRAVAFPAVVALGCLLPFAFILAAVPALEAGGSKCSSIDCLGRRIGPNFLGRQGGDSARLVQDLYRIFDQVNNEESPSNEKLPESFRDFLLEMKDNHYDARTFAVRLKATMESMDKEVKGSRLAEQLYKHYAATAIPKGIHCLSLRLTDEYSSNAHARKQLPPPELLPLLSDNSFQHYILASDNILAASVVVSSTIRSSSVPEKVVFHVITDKKTYPGMHSWFALNSISPAIVEVKGVHQFDWLTRENVPVLEAIENHRGVRNHYHGDHGTVSSASDNPRVLASKLQARSPKYISLLNHLRIYLPELFPNLNKVVFLDDDIVVQRDLSPLWEINLEGKVNGAVETCRGEDNWVMSKRFRTYFNFSHPVISRSLDPDECAWAYGMNIFDLAAWRKTNIRDTYHFWLKENLKSGLTLWKFGTLPPGLIAFRGHVHGIDPSWHLLGLGYQEKTDIDSVRRSAVIHYNGQCKPWLDIAFKNLQPFWARHVNYSNDFVRNCHILEPQYDKE encoded by the exons ATGCAGCTGCGGATCTCGCCGAGCATGCGCAGCATCACCATCTCCAGCAGCAATGGCGTCGTCGACTCCATGAAGGTGCGCGTCGCACCgcagccgcccccaccgccgccgcccccgctcgggcccggccgccgcggcgggggagggggctgGGGCGCCGGCTGGTACTGGCGGGCGGTCGCGTTCCCAGCCGTTGTGGCGCTCGGCTGCCTCCTGCCCTTCGCCttcatcctcgccgccgtccccgcgctTGAGGCCGGCGGAAGCAAGTGCTCCTCCATCG ATTGCTTGGGGAGGCGGATAGGGCCTAATTTCCTTGGTAGGCAGGGAGGCGATTCTGCA AGGCTGGTGCAAGATCTGTACAGAATTTTTGATCAAGTTAACAATGAGGAGTCCCCTTCCAATGAAAAGTTACCAGAATCATTCAGGGATTTTCTTTTGGAGATGAAGGATAACCATTACGATGCTAGGACATTTGCTGTTAGGTTGAAAGCTACG ATGGAAAGCATGGATAAGGAGGTAAAAGGGTCAAGGTTGGCAGAACAGCTGTATAAACATTATGCTGCAACTGCCATTCCCAAAGGAATCCATTGCTTGTCTCTGCGCCTTACTGATGAATACTCCTCAAATGCTCATGCACGGAAGCAGTTGCCACCACCAGAACTGTTACCTTTGCTTTCTGATAATTCCTTCCAGCATTATATTCTAGCCAGTGATAACATTCTTGCTGCTTCAGTTGTTGTCAGCTCAACTATACGATCTTCCTCAGTGCCTGAGAAAGTAGTCTTTCATGTCATTACTGATAAGAAAACATATCCTGGGATGCattcatggtttgctcttaATTCTATATCACCCGCCATAGTTGAAGTAAAAGGTGTTCACCAGTTTGACTGGTTGACAAGAGAAAATGTCCCAGTACTAGAGGCTATAGAAAATCATCGTGGAGTCAGAAATCACTATCATGGAGATCATGGTACAGTTTCCAGCGCAAGTGACAATCCTAGGGTGCTCGCTTCAAAGCTGCAGGCTCGAAGCCCCAAATATATATCCCTGCTGAACCATCTCCGCATTTATTTGCCTGAG CTCTTTCCAAACCTCAACAAGGTGGTCTTCCTTGATGATGACATTGTTGTTCAGCGTGACTTGTCTCCCCTTTGGGAGATCAATCTTGAAGGGAAGGTAAATGGAGCTGTGGAAACGTGCAGAGGTGAAGACAATTGGGTGATGTCTAAGCGTTTCAGGACATATTTCAACTTCTCTCACCCAGTGATATCTCGAAGTCTTGACCCAGATGAATGTGCTTGGGCATATGGGATGAATATCTTTGATCTGGCAGCTTGGAGGAAGACAAACATCAGGGATACATATCATTTCTGGTTGAAGGAG AATCTGAAATCTGGTCTTACTCTCTGGAAATTTGGTACTTTACCACCTGGGCTTATAGCATTCAGGGGTCATGTGCATGGAATAGATCCATCTTGGCACCTGCTTGGCTTAGGATACCAAGAAAAGACAGATATTGACAGTGTCAGGAGGTCTGCAGTGATCCATTATAATGGCCAGTGCAAGCCATGGCTAGACATTGCTTTTAAGAACCTACAACCATTCTGGGCAAGGCATGTAAATTACTCCAACGACTTTGTTAGAAACTGCCATATTTTGGAGCCCCAGTATGACAAGGAGTGA